The window GAAGCTGGGAAAAGCCCTGTGGTTACAACTAGGCGTTAGGAGAGCTCTGACCCTCCTCCCTGTGTCAGGTCAAAAGCTCAAGGGCTCTTTTATTAAGAGCAAAAAATCCTATTTCTTCCCTAGTATTTATTGCAACAGACTTTGCCTGAAtttccctcttaaaaaaataataatcccatcTTGGCTTAGGCAAGTGTTACCATCAGGTTGGTTCCCAGGCTGCTGGCTCTGGATTTGGGTACCCCAGCACTGAACTTGTGCCGGGGGACCGCCTCCTGCTGCTGCGCTGCCTCTCATGCACTATTGATCTAATCCTATTGATCATATCGATCTGATCCTATTGATCTAATAACTGAGGTGGAGTTTCTCTCCCCTGGGCTGGCCAGCATGTGCAGCTCTGTAAATCTgacattttcttcctgtttcctcccctctcttcccacccACATGTCTCCTCTCCCATCCCCGCAGGCGATGCGCACCCCAAGCCGCAACGAAGCTGGGCTTGAGCTCTTGATGGAATATTACAACCAGCTCTACTTCCTTGACAGCCgtttcttccctcccaccaaAAACCTGGGTGTCTTCTTCCACTGGTTGGTGCAGCTTTCCCCATCCCACCCGGGGCATCATGAGTGGGGAGGGAGCCAGAGCCAAGCCTCCACAATGGGATCACTGCCTCggcagcaaagctggtgttgGTGGATGCAGAGAGCTGGGTTTTCCCTTTGTTCTGGGCTTGCTGTTGCCCTAGGCGAGTTGGTTAGGGGAGGCAGGGGAAAGTGTGTGCCCCGTGGGGATGAGCCATTGTCGCAATGGTGGCTGCGAGCCCACACAGAGTGCTGAGAACCCTCCAGGTTCCTCCTGCATCTGTGGGCAAGTACTCGGGGATGGGCAGCTGTTGACTCTTTCCTTCACCAGGTACGACTCCCTGACGGGGGTCCCGTCCCACCAGCGAGCACTGGCCTTCGAGAAGGGCAGTGTGCTCTTCAACATCGGAGCCCTGCACACCCAGATCGGAGCGCGGCAGGACCGCGCATCCCTGCCGGGCCTCAACCAGGCCATCGATGCCTTTCAGAAGGCGGCCGGTATGTGGGTTTCTCCGTTCCCCAGCTCCCCATGGGCATGCAGGCAGCATTTCCACAGGGTGGGAATAATCCTCATGAGTGCAAGAAGGGGAGGGAGCAGTTGTGCAAAGAGGGATGGTGCCAGGACATCTCCAAGAGACCATGAAACAAGCACAAGTTGGCCCCACACTGCTTCTGTCAGTTATGAAGACAAGCTGGGATGACCCAACAGCCACCCAaagggctctctcctgccacaTGGCTGTAGGGGTgtcccagctggggagaggagagatgcTGATCCGTCTGCGAGCAGCCGGAAAAAAAGGGACCTTGGGACTGTGATGACCCAGGGCTTTGGAGAAGAAAGCTGTGGGCACAAGGATGGTTTAGGTAACAAGGAAGGGACCCGCAACATTTTTACCCACTGGTTATGGTGGGATGTTTGATGTGTGAGCTGCATTGGTGGCTCTTCTCATCCTGTGCCGCCGGTGGGGAAACCTCCATGGTCAGAAAGCCTGATCCTCCTGCTTACAAGCCCAGCTGCTACCAAGAGCTTCTGCCTCACACAGGTGCCTTTAACTACTTGAAGGAAAACTTCTCCAACGCTCCCAGCCTGGATATGAGCGCTGCTTCCTTGAACATGCTGGTGCGATTGATGGTTGCCCAGGTCCAGGAGTGCGTCTTTGAGAAGATGACCTTGCTGTGCACTCAGCATGACTTCCTCTCCCGGCTGCAGCTTGCCCAGGAGGCAGCAAGGGTGAGcacctcagagaggagaggactCAGTGGGACTGCCACTACTGGAGAGGCTCCTTCTGTGGTCAGCAGAACCCCCCAGGAGAGGACAGCCTGCTGTCACTGTCTCCTGATGGATGTCCAACATCCCACCCCGTGACTTGTCTCTTGACATCCCACAGGTAGAAGACGTCTACTCGCTGGTGCACCAGACGATGACCCAGGCCCACGTGAAGGATTACGTTCCCTTCTCTTGGACCACCATGGTCCACGTCAAGTCGGAGCATTTCAAAGCCCTCTCCCACTACTTCGCTGCCATTGCTCTCTGCGACTGCCCCGGTGAGTGTTAGAGCTTGGAaacagctccctgctcagccaagTGCTGGCTCTGCGTAGTAGCCTGGTATTTGGGAGGCAATGCAAAAAAGAGGTGAAGGGACACATGCACAGGGTAAAGGGATACAAAACCTAAAGTTTTTGGGATGCTCTGAGCTGTTGATCTCACGTATTGACTCAGCGATTCATGCACAGGGCAGATTTCTCCTATATTTCTGGTTTGCAAAGTCCTTCCAAGAAGGTGAGCAAAAAGGTGCTGTAGGGATATCACCTGCTGTCCCTTTTGGGACTGGGTGGGTAAATGGGGGGATCAGCTGCCTGCTGACCACACGTGTGCTGGTGTCTTTGGCCGGGCATCCTCCCGAGGCACCCCGGTCCATGTGGCTGGCCAGCgaggagttaaaaaaataaaaataaaatgagaaaaattctgTTCTGGGCTACTCAAATTTAATTGCCAGCCTCGTGGCCAGCTGCTCTGGGCATCCCAGGGTGGtggggtgctggcagcagagtaCACGTGGCTGTGCCGGATCCAGGCTTACATGGTTCCGGGGAGCCAGCTGGAGCGTGGACGTGGGATGCAACCCATGATCTCCATCTGTGCCATCACCGACAAGTGATTTCGGGTCAGGCTGAGGATCTGCAGGCGGGCAGGCGATGCATGCTGTGACCTGTGGTGCTGACCCATCACTTGGTGGGGtggctgaggacaggctgagggacttCTTGGGGGATGGCTGCCGAAAGCAGTGTCGTGCCAGTGATGGCAATGTCTGCCAGACTGTCCCAGCATCCTCCCCCGCTCCGGAATCTGCCTAAAATCTTGCTGCCGGGCTTGTGCTATGTGGGTGTTGCAGAAGCAGGATTGAGCAAGGAGAGTTGCTGGGGCAGAGACGGGAAAgagtggggtgctgtggggctggagcagacagaaaagggagaggaTGATGATGGTGCTGGGTTTGCATGAGGTTGCAAAGGACAGGGCAAACCTCTCCCCTAAAATTTTTAGGCTGTTTGCCTGTCCTGGTAACCTTAGGTGCTGGGGGAAACACAAATCTGCAGGAGATCCCTAATTTAGGggtttaggttgttttttttccattccatctAGAGCACGCTGTTGAGATCTTACGTGCTCACTCACTGCCTCTCCAAGCATACCCTGACCCTGTTGTTCCAAGTAACAACTATTTTGCTTCCGTAACCAGCTGGAGGTAAACTCCTTACGCTGCAGTTTAATCCTCCCAGGGATGCAGGCATGGAGAGGGTTGGCGTGGGGAAAGCCAGCCCTGTAGCTGCTGGTTTCCAGACCACTGTGTGCCTTTGCTGGGTGTGCTCACCAGGCTTTGGAATTTACTTCCGTCTGGACCAGCAGGTGTACAAGGTTCCCTAGAGCCCTTTGGGTTGCTTCCTATTGCACCCTGTGCCCAGGAGAGGAGGTTCCATGCATCCCTGAGTTCCCTGTGAGCCAAAGGGGATTAGGATCAGCTTTGGTTGGAAATAGGGGCATAAAAATCACACGTACCAACAAATCACCCCAGCACCGTGCTTGGAGCGCCTGTGCAAGCTGTATCCATCTCAGTTTCTCCATTGAAGGACCCCCACGGTTGCACCACCAGTTCTCTGCCCATGCAGGGGTCCCAGGCACAGCAAGGAGGGCTCAGCTCCCAAATTACACTTTAATCTGCCCATCTCTTGTGCTTTAGTTGTTGTCTGACTTGGATCCATGTCACTAACCTCCAGAGGGGAAAACCCAGGGATCTTGATTTCCAATCCTACTTCCAGTCCAGAtcaaaggagggaaggaggcaaaAGAGTCAGGTACTTGTGCTGTGCACTGGACAAATTCTGCACTTGGTTTCAAAGCCTAGTAGAGCCTTGAATGTGATAACTCATCCCTCTCTATCAGTGATGGCTTGGTCGCCATTGCAGGCTGTGGTTGGGTGAgaggaagctgctgctgaagttaTAAGGGCCACCTGAGCATGGATGTGGCTTCCtggtccccttgtccccaccacTATTGGGGGTCCATGTGGCTAAGCAGCACCCTGACTTCTCTCTAAGCCCATCCCCACCCAAATTTTTCACACAGCGGCATCCGATGCTGAACTGCCAGAGCAGGAGAAGGCTTTTATCCAGTTCCATGTCACCATGCCAGAGGGACCATCTCTCCGCATCCTCCTGCAGGACCCcgaggagaggaggaagctgggtAAGTGCATCCATGGGGCAAAGCCCCCAGTTCTTGTGATGAAAGCTCGATGCACAGACAGTGAGCCCCACCATAACCCTACCCATGTAGGCATGGTCTCCACGAAGGAATGTGATGAGCTGTTGGGGGATCTCTCCATGCAAAGACACCTTTTTTGGGACTTTCTTTGGAAAGAACCTCTCCTGGGAAGGCAGAAAAGTGTCACAGTTCCCTATTAGGGTGTCGAGGACCAACTCATGGTGCTTGCACTTACCTGTCCAGCTGAGTTTGACAGTAAAACCTCAGATGCCAAGGTGTCCTGTGCCAGGTGATGTCATCTAACTCAGCATGGAGAAATCTGTAGGGGCACCGAGATCCTGGAAGCTCCTTGGCTTGGGCTTGCTGCTGACTTGGCTCGATGACAAGAAGACGCAGCAGATGCCAGGGGGTGGCTTTTTTAGCTGCATCAAAAGTCTTGGGAGACGAGAGCTTCCTCCCATGCGGATTTTCAGCTTCAGGGGAAAAACAGAGCGTTGCTTATTCAGCTGAAGTCGTGTTTTGGCAGCCCCTCCCCAACAAGGCTGCAACAAGAGCAAGCTCAGCGCCCTGATTTTGGGGTGTTGTCTCCTGTTTGCCTCCCCCATAAGCTGTCTCCTGGTGTTCTTTCCCCTCATTGCACACATGTGAAAGGAGACAGGTCCCACCAGGAATGAGTTTGTCATGTCACCGACCCCAGCAAAGTCCTCCTGACTGCTCAGCCAGATTTtactgctggggatggaggacgTGCATGAGAAGACTCCTTACATGAACCCCCAAACCAGAGCGTTATGGTAACACCACCCCAATACCCTCAGCCGCTGTCTGGTTTCCCGGTTTGCGTCAACCCAGCtctcagctctgcctgctctttttttggggggacgGGCTCCGTTCAACGTCCACTGGTGAAAAATGAACGCGCAGATGCCAGCCTCAGCTCTGGTTTTGGttacaggaaaggaagaaacttGCATCATTAAAATCATCTTcccaaaaggatatttttttcccccttcccttgtCTCCTAATCTTATTACGTTTTATCATACACAGGATATTCCACCACCTTCAACAGAGTGGAGCCAAAATCTTGCACAACTTCCATGCTCAACTTCTATTCCCAGTGATCTCTCTAAAATAGCAGGAGTTGATAATATTCAATAAAACATAGTTTCTTTCTTGTCCGTGGATGGAGCTGGCTGTGAATGCTTTGATAAAATATGATTGATTGCATTTGATACAATTATTTTGGAGAGTCACTTCCTCTCTGGTTTCCATCCAGCCTCGATATTTCTGCGACTTGTCATGGGGAAAAGCAAAGGTCTTCAGGCCACTGGCTGTGGTTCTCATAAGCCTGAAGCAAATTCCGACCATCTCCCTGGGTTATGTTGCCACCGTGTGTCCTAAAACTGGAAATGCTACAGGCACACGTGTTTCTATGATacgtgtgtgcgtgtatatacatgtatatatatagctTTTTCGGTAGTTTAGCATTGGATACGGGTATCTTGGTTGCAGTCTCTCGCAAAGGAGATGTTTGCATTGATATCCGTGGGTTATCGTGATTTCGTCTCTTCTGGCCATTTTTCGGCTGCTCCGTTTTCGCAAGGATGGAAACACGTTGAAGGCAAGTTGAGAGGAGCAAAGCAAGAGCAGGTGCTGAAGAGGGTGGACAGCAGGAcctggagggcagggagaaggctTTGCTTAACCTAGAAAAGAGGGAGATGTGTTGCATCTTCCTGAAGCTAAAAGGCTGTCACCAGGAGGACCGGGCTCAATTGTCCTCTGTGTCCCCCACTGTGGGGCCACAATGCGATGGAGAGAAGTTAATTTGTGGAGGAGATTGAGGTTAAGCGTTAGGAGGTGTAACGTGGTGGCGGCTCCTTTGCCGGCAGTTTTTGGgaacatctgccagctctgctgccggCGCCAGGGGAGTGAAGTAGGTCAcccttcaaggtcccttcccagccCTACATCGGGGGCTCGAGCTGACGGCTGGGACCTACTCCATTTAGCGCACGTTGAACGCCTGGCAGGCTGCGAACGTGACTGGGCTGTCCCTGAGTCACGTCGGGTGACACAGCCGCAGAGGCTGCTGTCATCCGTGGGCAGCCGAGTGAACAGAGAGGGAACAGCGGCGGGGCTGCTCCACTCTGCTCGGGCTGCGATCTCTCTGCTCCCTTGCAGGCAAAGCTCATCTGAAGAAAGCCATCATGAAGCACGAGGAAGCCATGAGGATCCACGGCTTGTGCAAGATCCTGCGGAAGATGGATATCCTCCAGGAGGTCCTCTCCTTTGCCCACAAACGCTCGCTGAGCAAATATTCAGAAATCGACCATGAGGAGGACTTCTTTGAAACAGGAGATGCCCCGGACATTCACCGTAAGTGTTTCTTTGGGTGTGCAGCTGGAGAGGGGGTTTGTGGCAGGTTGCATGGGGTGGGCAAACTCCACGGTGAGTTTGTGGCATGTCGCTGTGGACCAGAGCTCCCTGCACAGTGGTGGAGCATCACGGGTGGGAGTGGGGGCTCCAGGCTGCGTGTCTGGCAACTGCCTGAGCAGGTCCCAGCTCTTATGGGTCACACCATCCCTTCTCGGGGGGCGTGATGTAGAGGCAGCACCTGCTGCAACTACCTGACCCTGGCATATGTGCTTTTCTCTCCATACCACTAGCCAAAACACTCCAGAAACCAGAGATAAAATCCCCCAACTTCTCCCAGGTGAAGGTGACCGACCTCTTCCACAGGCTGGTACGTACAGCTATGGGATGGAGGTTGCCCCAAGGGAGCAGtcgtctcttcctcctcccctgcatgCTCTGCTTGCCTGGTTTCCTTCCTCCCCGcagcctcttctccctctcccggTGCAGCTGCTGTGCTCATAGGCGGTTTTCCAGGGAGGATGAGTTGCCTCCTTGCAGGCAGGGACCCgtgcaggaggagggatgggagggcGCAGATCTGTCTCTGCAAGACCTAAATGGGTCGTGAAGCTCCTCTGGTGCATGGGAGAGTGGGCACAGGCGTTTTGGGTGGGCTTTACCTGGGAAGGACTGAAGGGACCCTTTAGAGGAAGCTTTTtaggggagcagagcaggatggTGCCAGCTGAGAGGCACCAGGAAAATCTCAGCGGACCTTTATCTCTATCCTCTTCAGGTTTACAGGGTCCCGGGGAGCAGGACTGAGCTttggggctgctgtgggacctggctgtgctgtccctgtcccccagacACCCCAAGGGTTGCATAGCACCCCAGGGAGAGGTTGGGCATCTCTGCTTTTAAACAGCCTCAGGGCAGGCAGGTATATCCTGCtcctgagggaaaagaaaagtaggaaaaagacaTGGAAATAGGAAATATCTGGGGGGGATCTGACCCTGAAGACCCTGTCCCACCACCTCGCACCCTGCTGCTGGACCACCCCAGCCAGGCTGCATCGCCTAGAGCCAGGCAACGGTGACAAACCCTCCTTGGGTGATGGGTTGTTTTTTATTCCTGAAAGGGGGAATTAAGGAGCCAGCTCTTTCCACCAGagctttctgttctgtttgctCCAGGATTATAGTGTCTAAACTCATGCCAGCTCACTGACTGTACCgagacctcctcctcctgccttgcaGGAGCGGGGCAGTGCCAGGAGGATGTCCAGAGCTAAGCGCTGGGCAGAGGGTTGGAGCAGAGACCTCCTGAAGTCATTCCCAACCTGCGcaagactgctgctgctgctcataaAGCTAGCGGCTGACATGGACTTTTAAGCACCTCTAGCTTTGTACTGCATCAATCGGTGGTTTTGGGCATGCAGGCAGGGTAAAACGCTGGTCAGGCTCAAAATCACATtcttaaagaaatgcaaaagcctttcttgccctgcctcctccccatcaGTGGGTGTTTTGCAAGGTTGCACATCGCCAGAGAGTTGTTCTTGCACCGAAAGGTGCTTTCCATGTTTCTGCCTTCCCCCTAGGGGCCCCTTTCGGTTTTCTCAGCCAAAAACAAGTGGTACCCAGTGCGGAGAGTCCACCTGATGAGAGGAGAGAATGGTTTTGGGTTCACGCTGCGAGGAGACTCACCCGTCCTCATTGCTGGTGTCATCCCGGGGGGCTGCGCTGCTGTGAGTACCCCCGGCTCTTGCTGTCCCCATGGGGATGCTGGAAGTGAGGTGTGAGGGGTTGCCTCGAGGGGTACCAGGTGGGTTTAGGTCTTAACACTCAGTTGGTAACTACATCAGTGTGCTCAGGTGGAGACTCATCCCTGCCAGATCTCAGCCCAGGGCTTGCAGATGGGTGTCATGAAagaattgagatttttttttttttggtaggaggCAGCTAAGGCAAAAAATATGGATGTTAGCTCAGTtttcagctgctggcagcctctcGTTGGCAAGCAGCCAGCTCCTTTCTCCCCCGTTTTGGGACGTGACGGTGGATGGAACAAGGTGGCAAGTCGGAAACGTGAGTTATCTTAGTGAAAACTCACTGTGTAGGCTTTCTGATGGATTAGGGgcaattttgttttccagcagaagcTTTCTGGAGCATCCTGGTGGGACACCCAAAAGGTCTCCCCCCTCCCTCAGCATCAACCCTGCCATTCAGAGCTCAGCATCTCTGTAATAACACACTCCTTAGCAGCAGGATCACATCCCTTTTTGGGAGACTAAAATCTTCTTAAAGGCCACATATCTGGACCACAGTTGTGTCCCTTGGGCTACTAATATTCATTGCTCTCATCTGGGGTGGGATTGGTCTCCAGATAGACACCAAAATGTGGGTGTCCATGTGTGGATGAGTTTCTAAACCTCCATTGCAGTGGGTCCAGCATGTCCTGGCTGGGTTGTTCCTAGCTCTGatgctgtccccacagccccgaGCTGGCATGTTCTGTCCTTCAAGcatgtcaaaagccttgttgGTGCCTTGATGGATGAAAGGTGTGCAAAGAACCTTGCTGagcctgctctgctttctcaggGATCAAGGCTTGCAGgcaatattttttatatgtttttctggAGACCTGCAATGTTTAACCTTTATTGAATGGtcagagctggatgcaaaagCCAATGGGATGGGAGTTTAGAGCATGCTGGATGTCATGTGTGGccatctccagcagctgcagaggaaatCCTTAGTCTGTAGAGCATCCCACTTTTCTGTGCATGCTGCAAAGCAGATGTAAAATCTTTAGGATGATGAAGGCATTGGCTGTGCCGTGCTGTAGGTAGAGGGTGGACTCCCTGTGGCCCGGATCTCTGCAGATCCTTGGGGTAGGTTGGACACTGAGCAGACCTcatgcagcagcatccctgagcTCAAATACGGGTATCTTCTGTCTTCCTCCGCAGGAAGCCGGCCTGAAGGAGGGAGACTACATCATCTCGGTGAACGGCAAGGACTGCAAGTGGTCTAAGCACGCCGAGGTGGTGCAGCTGCTGAAGagcactggggaggagggagtGGAGATTGGTGTGATAACCCTGCAGGGCTCAGAGGGACCGAAAGCCGTAAGTCATGTCCCAGCCATTAGGTGGGAAATCACAGAAGAGGTTCCCCAGTGTCTTGCTCCCAGGCTGGAGGTGCAGGGGTGAAGCCGGGCATCACATCTGCAGCCCAGGTGCTGCCCTGGCTTCATCCCTCTCACCGCTCCCCTTCCCAAACAGGCAGACAAGAAGGCAGCGGCGATGTCCTCGGGCAGCGGGCTGCAGAAAAGCAACAAGGAGAACAGCCGAAAGAGCCTGATGAACAGCAAGAGCGCCAGCACGCTGCTGGTCTGGAGCAAGAAAAGCAAGAGGAGCAAGAAGAGCACCTACAGCGTCCCCTTCACCACGGTGGGAGACAACGAGGCCATGTACTGAAGCAGCCACCGGTCTAGGTCGTGTCCTGCGAGCCCCGGGGCTGGCTGCCCGTGAACCCTCGCAAGCACCGGTGGCCTGTCCAGGTTGTACTGGTGTCGGTGCTGCCAGGAACCCCCCGCCCTGGGGATGCGCCGCTGGTCGGATCCTCTCCAAAGAGGCGAGCGATGCACAGGACCGGACTCCTCCATCTCCCAACTCCTGAGTTAAACGATCCTCAGCTAAACAACATGGGGAAATACTGATTtagtcttaatttttaaatattttttttgttttttgtttttgctctTAAGGGGTCGGGGGGGAGCTGTGCTTCGGTGTAACGCAGGGAGTGGTTTGTGTCTTCTGCTCAGTGCGAGGAGTGGCCAAACCAAGCCCCAGCcattaaagcaaaagctgtaacCTTCTTTAGCGTCTCCTAAGCTTTCTCTGCAAAGTAGAAGATGGCACCGCTGCCGCTGCTTGctgagagctgctggcagagccaaATCGttcagcagctccagctggaggTCACCCTTCAACTCCCCTTTTTCGGGAGAGGGGATAGCGTGGGCATCAATGACTCGTGGTGACCCCATTATGGGGTCCGGCGTAGACCTGCCCAGGCAGCACTGGGCTGTGCATCTCTGCCGTGATACCAGTTAGGATGTGTTTCACtggttttttttagtgctttttgtttcttttttttaatggacacCCAGCAAATACAGCCCAGCTGCACAGCCTgcttctttggaagaaaagggaaagacttAACGTGCATTTGTTGTCTCGCTTTTTTTAATCAGTAGAGGTGGATTGCCCTAAATATGTGAGTAGATTAATAGCTAAGAgccttgggctttttttcttagtATGAGATTAAAATTCCAGGAAGATAGCTCCTCCAGATTATTAAACTACTAAATTTGTGCTAGTATTGGATCTTGCACACGTTGCTAATACCCTAACACTGTGCTGTCAGCATTCGTACCAGAGCTGGGCTGATGGATACATACATCTTGGTAATTGTACTGGAAATGCTGGGAGACTCCAAATATGCGCTTAGATATATTGGCAAAATTTTCTCAACCCCATTTCTGCCTTGTGCATTATTTTTCTGAAGGCTAAAGAGCTGTCTGGTCTTCAGTGCTTGGATGATCTTGGTAGGTATAAAATACCCTTTCAGAGATGCAATTGTATTTTTGTACTTTTGAAGTCGTGACAAATTTGTAGCGGTAGTTTGATGAAGTGAACGTGCACCGGCAGCGGGATATCGTGGTGTGAGCATCCCCCCCCGGGGCTTTACAGTGACTTCTTCTAGGTGGCTCTGCCCACGTGCCAAGTTTTCACTCCCCGTTTTATTTAAGGAGAACTAAAGGATGGCTTCTAACTCTGCGTTATT of the Larus michahellis chromosome 2, bLarMic1.1, whole genome shotgun sequence genome contains:
- the RHPN1 gene encoding rhophilin-1 isoform X3: MMPPEEESLAGGGEGDSGLVLLQALKSGSTRKGCDPFAQTQRSKLQHRRARINQQINKEMRMRAGAENLFRATSNHKVKETVALELSYVNSNLQLLKEELEELNSSMDVYQNDSESISVPMIPLGLKETKELDLLVPLKDLISEHYGEEGVLFEKEIKEFMELRQAMRTPSRNEAGLELLMEYYNQLYFLDSRFFPPTKNLGVFFHWYDSLTGVPSHQRALAFEKGSVLFNIGALHTQIGARQDRASLPGLNQAIDAFQKAAGAFNYLKENFSNAPSLDMSAASLNMLVRLMVAQVQECVFEKMTLLCTQHDFLSRLQLAQEAARVEDVYSLVHQTMTQAHVKDYVPFSWTTMVHVKSEHFKALSHYFAAIALCDCPAASDAELPEQEKAFIQFHVTMPEGPSLRILLQDPEERRKLGKAHLKKAIMKHEEAMRIHGLCKILRKMDILQEVLSFAHKRSLSKYSEIDHEEDFFETGDAPDIHPKTLQKPEIKSPNFSQVKVTDLFHRLGPLSVFSAKNKWYPVRRVHLMRGENGFGFTLRGDSPVLIAGVIPGGCAAEAGLKEGDYIISVNGKDCKWSKHAEVVQLLKSTGEEGVEIGVITLQGSEGPKAADKKAAAMSSGSGLQKSNKENSRKSLMNSKSASTLLVWSKKSKRSKKSTYSVPFTTVGDNEAMY
- the RHPN1 gene encoding rhophilin-1 isoform X2 — protein: MMPPEEESLAGGGEGDSGLVLLQALKSGSTRKGCDPFAQTQRSKLQHRRARINQQINKEMRMRAGAENLFRATSNHKVKETVALELSYVNSNLQLLKEELEELNSSMDVYQNDRLLSSSSESISVPMIPLGLKETKELDLLVPLKDLISEHYGEEGVLFEKEIKEFMELRQAMRTPSRNEAGLELLMEYYNQLYFLDSRFFPPTKNLGVFFHWYDSLTGVPSHQRALAFEKGSVLFNIGALHTQIGARQDRASLPGLNQAIDAFQKAAGAFNYLKENFSNAPSLDMSAASLNMLVRLMVAQVQECVFEKMTLLCTQHDFLSRLQLAQEAARVEDVYSLVHQTMTQAHVKDYVPFSWTTMVHVKSEHFKALSHYFAAIALCDCPAASDAELPEQEKAFIQFHVTMPEGPSLRILLQDPEERRKLGKAHLKKAIMKHEEAMRIHGLCKILRKMDILQEVLSFAHKRSLSKYSEIDHEEDFFETGDAPDIHPKTLQKPEIKSPNFSQVKVTDLFHRLGPLSVFSAKNKWYPVRRVHLMRGENGFGFTLRGDSPVLIAGVIPGGCAAEAGLKEGDYIISVNGKDCKWSKHAEVVQLLKSTGEEGVEIGVITLQGSEGPKAADKKAAAMSSGSGLQKSNKENSRKSLMNSKSASTLLVWSKKSKRSKKSTYSVPFTTVGDNEAMY
- the RHPN1 gene encoding rhophilin-1 isoform X4, whose protein sequence is MMPPEEESLAGGGEGDSGLVLLQALKSGSTRKQGCDPFAQTQRSKLQHRRARINQQINKEMRMRAGAENLFRATSNHKVKETVALELSYVNSNLQLLKEELEELNSSMDVYQNDSESISVPMIPLGLKETKELDLLVPLKDLISEHYGEEGVLFEKEIKEFMELRQAMRTPSRNEAGLELLMEYYNQLYFLDSRFFPPTKNLGVFFHWYDSLTGVPSHQRALAFEKGSVLFNIGALHTQIGARQDRASLPGLNQAIDAFQKAAGAFNYLKENFSNAPSLDMSAASLNMLVRLMVAQVQECVFEKMTLLCTQHDFLSRLQLAQEAARVEDVYSLVHQTMTQAHVKDYVPFSWTTMVHVKSEHFKALSHYFAAIALCDCPAASDAELPEQEKAFIQFHVTMPEGPSLRILLQDPEERRKLGKAHLKKAIMKHEEAMRIHGLCKILRKMDILQEVLSFAHKRSLSKYSEIDHEEDFFETGDAPDIHPKTLQKPEIKSPNFSQVKVTDLFHRLGPLSVFSAKNKWYPVRRVHLMRGENGFGFTLRGDSPVLIAGVIPGGCAAEAGLKEGDYIISVNGKDCKWSKHAEVVQLLKSTGEEGVEIGVITLQGSEGPKAADKKAAAMSSGSGLQKSNKENSRKSLMNSKSASTLLVWSKKSKRSKKSTYSVPFTTVGDNEAMY
- the RHPN1 gene encoding rhophilin-1 isoform X1; the encoded protein is MMPPEEESLAGGGEGDSGLVLLQALKSGSTRKQGCDPFAQTQRSKLQHRRARINQQINKEMRMRAGAENLFRATSNHKVKETVALELSYVNSNLQLLKEELEELNSSMDVYQNDRLLSSSSESISVPMIPLGLKETKELDLLVPLKDLISEHYGEEGVLFEKEIKEFMELRQAMRTPSRNEAGLELLMEYYNQLYFLDSRFFPPTKNLGVFFHWYDSLTGVPSHQRALAFEKGSVLFNIGALHTQIGARQDRASLPGLNQAIDAFQKAAGAFNYLKENFSNAPSLDMSAASLNMLVRLMVAQVQECVFEKMTLLCTQHDFLSRLQLAQEAARVEDVYSLVHQTMTQAHVKDYVPFSWTTMVHVKSEHFKALSHYFAAIALCDCPAASDAELPEQEKAFIQFHVTMPEGPSLRILLQDPEERRKLGKAHLKKAIMKHEEAMRIHGLCKILRKMDILQEVLSFAHKRSLSKYSEIDHEEDFFETGDAPDIHPKTLQKPEIKSPNFSQVKVTDLFHRLGPLSVFSAKNKWYPVRRVHLMRGENGFGFTLRGDSPVLIAGVIPGGCAAEAGLKEGDYIISVNGKDCKWSKHAEVVQLLKSTGEEGVEIGVITLQGSEGPKAADKKAAAMSSGSGLQKSNKENSRKSLMNSKSASTLLVWSKKSKRSKKSTYSVPFTTVGDNEAMY